One genomic segment of Desulforamulus reducens MI-1 includes these proteins:
- a CDS encoding ribose-phosphate diphosphokinase: MSSNSKRLKIFSGNANPELAQEICQYLGVTMGSSQVTHFSDGEIRVKVDESVRGSDAFIIQPTSTPVNENLMELLIMADALRRASARRITAVIPYYGYARQDRKTRARDPITAKLVANIISASGCRRVITMDLHAGQIQGFFDIPVDHLPAVPILAEYFQQTLNKENVVVVSPDIGGVTRARDLAERIGSPLAIIDKRRPEPNVAEVTNVIGNIKGKTVIMIDDIIDTAGTITKGAAALMDRGAKEIYVCCTHAVLSGPAIQRLEESVIKEVIITNTIPLPAEKMIDKIKVLSVAPLLGEAIIRIHEDLSVSKLFS; encoded by the coding sequence ATGTCTTCCAACAGCAAAAGATTAAAAATTTTTTCAGGCAATGCCAACCCAGAATTGGCTCAGGAAATATGCCAGTACCTTGGCGTTACCATGGGTTCCTCCCAAGTAACACACTTTAGTGACGGAGAGATCCGGGTTAAGGTGGACGAAAGTGTACGGGGTTCCGATGCATTTATTATTCAACCGACCTCTACACCGGTGAATGAAAATTTAATGGAATTGCTGATCATGGCCGATGCCCTGAGACGGGCCTCTGCCCGTCGTATTACAGCAGTAATTCCTTACTATGGTTATGCACGGCAGGATCGTAAAACCCGGGCCCGGGATCCTATTACCGCAAAGCTGGTTGCCAACATAATATCCGCCAGTGGTTGCCGCAGGGTCATCACCATGGATCTCCATGCCGGTCAAATTCAGGGATTTTTTGACATCCCTGTGGATCACCTGCCTGCGGTGCCGATCCTAGCGGAATACTTCCAACAAACCTTAAACAAAGAAAATGTAGTGGTTGTTTCACCAGATATTGGAGGGGTTACTCGGGCAAGGGATCTAGCAGAGCGGATTGGGTCTCCTTTAGCCATTATCGACAAGCGTCGCCCGGAACCCAATGTTGCTGAAGTTACCAATGTAATTGGTAATATTAAGGGAAAAACTGTTATTATGATTGACGATATTATTGATACTGCAGGAACCATCACCAAAGGCGCTGCGGCCCTCATGGATCGAGGGGCTAAGGAAATTTACGTTTGTTGTACCCATGCAGTACTTTCTGGTCCTGCCATCCAGCGTTTAGAGGAATCAGTGATTAAAGAAGTGATCATTACCAATACCATTCCGCTGCCCGCTGAAAAAATGATTGATAAAATTAAGGTATTATCCGTAGCACCCTTGCTGGGTGAAGCAATTATTCGTATCCATGAAGATCTCTCCGTAAGCAAGCTATTTTCCTAA